In one Rhodococcus sp. KBS0724 genomic region, the following are encoded:
- a CDS encoding TetR/AcrR family transcriptional regulator: MTIVRSKQQVVDVAAKVFREKGYEATKLEDIAAELGILQGSLYYHIDSKASLLREVRVQMFEEITEQIEKTASGDGPAVEKLRLVIVQYVRYLERVLPLIEHWIIAPADKRKTKKHAREDRALSHRLREVWLSILREGVDAGEIRSDLDLNVVMLSIIGICNSIGRWYDPSGDLSIDEIAKAQFDICWGGISG, encoded by the coding sequence ATGACGATAGTTCGCAGCAAGCAGCAGGTTGTCGACGTAGCTGCAAAGGTCTTCCGCGAAAAGGGGTACGAGGCAACCAAACTCGAGGACATCGCCGCCGAACTTGGGATCTTGCAGGGTAGTCTCTACTATCACATCGATAGCAAGGCGAGCCTGCTTCGTGAGGTCCGTGTCCAAATGTTTGAGGAAATCACCGAGCAGATCGAGAAGACAGCTTCGGGTGATGGTCCTGCAGTTGAAAAGCTCCGACTTGTGATTGTCCAGTACGTACGTTACCTCGAGCGTGTTCTTCCCCTTATTGAACACTGGATCATTGCTCCAGCCGATAAACGTAAGACGAAGAAACACGCCAGAGAAGACCGGGCCTTGTCACACCGGCTGCGTGAGGTCTGGCTGTCGATTCTGCGGGAAGGCGTTGATGCCGGGGAGATTCGTAGTGATCTCGACCTGAATGTTGTCATGCTATCGATAATCGGCATCTGTAACTCGATTGGTCGTTGGTATGACCCTAGTGGGGATCTATCAATAGACGAGATCGCGAAGGCTCAATTTGATATCTGCTGGGGTGGTATTTCGGGCTAA
- a CDS encoding LLM class F420-dependent oxidoreductase produces MRVGVVYPQTEMRGHPGAVRAIASATEEFGYSSFLIPDHPIGADPTDRTPPLLGPYTEHDTFHDPFVLFGYLSAITSRIELVSGVLILPERQTAIVARQVADADILSGGRIRLGVGTGWNHVEYSVLAQDFQTRGARLDEQLILLRELWTSPLVTFDGRFHSLDRACINPRPTREIPIYLSGNSEPAYRRAAREASGFIFAGSVDQSVAGISRIREHLVAAGRDADDFDFEIMLSEGDTPETIVEQAARWRDAGGTQVDVITVRRGFQGFGEHVEHLRTVSNVLGLDNGVATRL; encoded by the coding sequence GTGAGAGTCGGAGTTGTCTATCCCCAGACCGAGATGCGCGGACATCCTGGGGCTGTTCGGGCAATCGCCAGCGCCACAGAAGAATTCGGATACAGTTCGTTCCTTATCCCCGATCATCCAATTGGTGCCGACCCGACCGATCGCACGCCACCGCTACTCGGCCCATACACCGAACACGATACGTTTCACGACCCCTTTGTCCTCTTCGGATACCTATCGGCGATCACATCGCGCATCGAATTGGTCAGCGGAGTCCTCATCTTGCCCGAACGGCAGACGGCAATCGTGGCGCGACAGGTTGCCGACGCCGATATCCTGTCCGGTGGCCGAATCAGGCTCGGGGTCGGCACCGGATGGAACCACGTCGAGTACAGCGTGCTCGCTCAAGATTTTCAGACTCGCGGCGCACGCCTTGACGAGCAACTCATCCTTCTTCGTGAACTGTGGACGTCGCCACTAGTAACCTTCGACGGGCGGTTCCACTCCCTTGATCGAGCCTGCATTAATCCGCGACCTACCCGTGAGATCCCGATCTATCTCTCGGGAAACAGCGAACCGGCATACCGGCGCGCAGCACGCGAGGCATCCGGATTCATCTTCGCTGGAAGCGTCGACCAGAGCGTGGCCGGAATAAGCCGGATCCGTGAGCATCTGGTGGCAGCCGGACGGGACGCCGACGATTTTGACTTCGAAATCATGCTCAGCGAGGGCGACACCCCCGAGACGATTGTCGAGCAAGCGGCGCGCTGGCGTGATGCCGGTGGCACCCAGGTCGACGTCATCACTGTCCGCCGAGGCTTCCAGGGATTCGGCGAGCACGTCGAGCACCTTCGGACGGTAAGCAACGTCCTGGGGCTCGACAACGGGGTGGCGACGCGGTTGTGA
- a CDS encoding aldehyde dehydrogenase family protein, protein MTDFAMTINGVSAPSANGFAVLNPATNSVVATAPECSEDQLDAAMDAAAEAHRHWRLDDGVRRVALRAAADVIVDSEDELAAVLTVEQGKPLADSRMEVRATALWFRYYADFEVPAEPGLRDDRAIVEIRRQPLGVVVAITPWNFPLALAAWKMAPALRAGNTVVLKPSPHTPLATLKLGELLAGVLPPGVLNVVSGSDPLGARMTSHAIPRKISFTGSIATGKRVAASAANDLKRVTLELGGNDPAILLDDVDPSFIAERLFWSAFHNNGQVCMAVKRVYVPERLHDEVVEALAAIARSVQVGDGTDPKTQLGPINNRQQFDIVSGLIGDALDRGGFVAAGGRAIDGPGLFHEPTILAGVTDGTAIVDQEQFGPVLPVVSYRDLDEVVERANGTHFGLSGSVWGADEDLAAEVATRLECGTAWVNTHLAVRPSIPFGGMKWSGLGVENGAWGYNEFTSLRVLHRAVG, encoded by the coding sequence ATGACTGATTTCGCAATGACCATCAATGGCGTCAGTGCGCCATCGGCCAATGGGTTCGCTGTGCTGAATCCGGCGACCAACTCAGTTGTGGCGACGGCGCCGGAGTGTTCGGAGGATCAGCTCGACGCGGCGATGGATGCTGCAGCCGAAGCGCACCGCCACTGGCGGCTCGACGATGGTGTGCGCCGAGTGGCACTGCGGGCTGCGGCTGATGTGATTGTTGATTCCGAAGATGAGTTGGCGGCCGTGCTCACAGTGGAGCAAGGTAAGCCACTTGCGGACTCGAGGATGGAGGTTCGTGCCACTGCTTTGTGGTTCCGGTACTATGCGGACTTCGAAGTGCCGGCCGAGCCCGGCCTGCGCGACGATCGGGCAATCGTCGAGATTCGCAGGCAACCGCTGGGGGTCGTCGTAGCCATCACACCGTGGAACTTCCCCCTCGCACTGGCCGCGTGGAAAATGGCTCCTGCGCTTCGCGCCGGGAATACTGTGGTGCTCAAACCCTCGCCGCACACGCCCCTCGCGACGTTAAAGTTGGGGGAACTCCTTGCCGGGGTCCTGCCGCCGGGCGTATTAAACGTGGTCAGCGGGTCTGATCCGCTGGGCGCCAGGATGACCTCGCATGCGATACCAAGAAAGATTTCCTTCACCGGATCCATCGCGACAGGGAAGCGCGTGGCTGCCTCTGCCGCGAATGATCTGAAACGGGTGACCCTGGAGTTGGGCGGCAATGACCCGGCCATCCTGCTTGATGACGTAGACCCGAGTTTCATCGCCGAACGGTTGTTCTGGAGTGCATTCCATAACAATGGGCAGGTCTGTATGGCTGTCAAGCGCGTCTACGTTCCTGAAAGGCTTCACGACGAGGTGGTCGAAGCTCTTGCAGCAATCGCTCGGTCGGTTCAGGTCGGTGATGGGACAGATCCGAAGACCCAGCTTGGTCCGATAAATAACAGACAGCAGTTTGACATCGTTTCTGGACTTATCGGCGACGCGCTGGACAGGGGTGGATTCGTGGCCGCAGGTGGACGGGCGATCGACGGTCCCGGGTTGTTCCACGAGCCGACAATACTTGCCGGCGTGACCGATGGAACTGCGATTGTAGACCAAGAGCAGTTCGGTCCTGTACTTCCGGTGGTCTCTTATCGAGATCTCGACGAGGTCGTCGAACGAGCTAATGGAACGCATTTCGGACTTTCCGGATCGGTCTGGGGTGCAGACGAAGACCTGGCAGCCGAGGTGGCGACCCGACTCGAGTGTGGAACGGCCTGGGTCAATACTCATCTCGCAGTTCGGCCCAGTATTCCGTTTGGCGGGATGAAGTGGAGCGGCCTGGGCGTCGAGAATGGTGCGTGGGGCTACAACGAGTTCACGTCACTCAGGGTCCTGCACCGAGCGGTCGGCTGA
- a CDS encoding IclR family transcriptional regulator: MTSKYDTSAAKAFAILDAFAGPQYSLGVSELALITNLPKSTVHRLLAVLLGSRYVLRSGDKYRLSDRAFELGQRAPLCRPDELRDRAHPYMTELFASTRQTIHLAVLAGTDILYLEKLYGHDSVKLPSRVGQRRPAYTTALGKAIVAFAAPEQIKQNLAVKYLRYTAYTVTNSSSMSRSLSRVRQEGYATDFEESYVGVTCLAVPIFDPRTNKAVAALSMSTTVGGLSVLKFRALITNAARQLSTQLEAKS; encoded by the coding sequence ATGACGTCGAAATATGATACGTCGGCAGCGAAAGCGTTCGCAATTCTCGATGCCTTCGCCGGCCCACAATATTCCCTTGGAGTTTCTGAACTTGCATTGATCACCAATTTGCCGAAGAGTACCGTTCATCGATTGCTGGCTGTTCTCTTGGGTAGCCGTTACGTGTTGCGCTCGGGAGACAAGTATCGGTTGTCTGATCGGGCGTTCGAGCTTGGTCAGCGAGCACCGTTGTGTCGGCCAGACGAGTTGCGCGACCGAGCGCACCCCTATATGACGGAGTTGTTCGCGTCTACGCGGCAGACGATTCATCTCGCAGTGCTAGCGGGCACTGATATTCTCTACTTGGAGAAGCTTTACGGTCACGACTCGGTCAAACTGCCGTCCCGGGTAGGACAGCGGCGTCCTGCGTACACAACAGCATTGGGAAAAGCGATTGTTGCATTCGCGGCTCCGGAGCAGATCAAGCAAAATCTTGCAGTTAAGTATCTGCGCTACACCGCCTACACCGTCACGAACTCGTCAAGTATGTCTCGTTCGCTGAGCCGAGTCCGCCAGGAAGGCTACGCGACCGATTTCGAGGAATCCTACGTAGGAGTGACGTGTCTGGCTGTCCCGATATTCGATCCGCGGACGAACAAAGCCGTTGCTGCACTGTCGATGTCGACAACTGTCGGGGGCCTCTCGGTTCTGAAGTTCAGAGCGCTGATTACCAACGCAGCACGTCAACTATCGACACAACTCGAAGCTAAGTCTTAA
- a CDS encoding integrase core domain-containing protein encodes MLSLSKPHHSKGITPFNNRVRDECLNMNEFHSLLEARVVIEDWKEDYNNRRRQFIAGVPNSK; translated from the coding sequence GTGCTGTCCTTATCGAAACCCCACCACTCCAAAGGAATTACCCCGTTCAACAACCGTGTCCGTGACGAATGTCTGAACATGAACGAATTCCACAGTCTCCTCGAAGCACGGGTGGTCATCGAGGATTGGAAGGAGGACTACAACAACCGACGCCGCCAATTCATCGCCGGCGTACCGAACTCCAAATGA